ATAGGTAGCATTGTATCATTGCTGCTGCTTCCTCTGTTCAGAGCAAATGTTCTGCTCTCTGATGAACTTGATATTTTAGAGCTGGGCTCAGGAAGATCAATATTAAACTACAAATCAAGATGATAATAAAACTCGAGTTTAATAATACACTGGTCAAAAGATATTTAATTACAAACATATGACTATAAAGATGCCACCAAAATCACTGCATTTCAGTGAGTGGAAAAATCAACCTCGATGGCgtgcagagcagagcagagccgAGTCAGCAACATGCCTAATCTGCATTGTGTTGTTCATCAATGTACTGCAGATTGCCACAAATCATCATGACTACATGACAAAAGACTGCAGTGAACCTACTAGTTTAGTGCAACCACAGAATAACTGATTAACTCTGTAAACTCTCTGCTGATATATCACTGTGTGGCGTAATATAACTGGTTTAtaagaaaaaaagccaaaacTCAGACAGTTCACTCAGCAGCCCATCTTAAACCACAGGATAATCCATAcgcttttgtattttgtatttatacattaccTAAAAGAAGTAATAATAAGAAACACATGCCATATTTTAGAGCTTCTCAACTTAATGTGTAAAACTCCTCCAAAAGggacacatttgttttgttttttaatttttacaattATACTCATTCAACCAATGACAAACTATcagcaataaaatacattaatatttaaacatattttttaaatgcacaaaCATGCTAatgcatatatactgtacaatgtatttataatattcatatattatactgtatatgatcatttttattccaTCCACTCTGGAATTCTTTTAAGTAGTGAATCTTTCCAGACATTtgctttaatttgtttaatatctACTTCATtcctaaataaatacaaatcatcATAGTTTAATTTTTGCAAAGCAGGTATTATTTGAagtaaggttttatttattaaatataataaaaacaaatctcttACCCTTCTGCAGTTGCCTTATGTAACTGAGCTGATCTTTATTTCTAAGGTTGGAACAGCACGTTACATGGCCCCCGAGGTCCTAGAATCTCGTGTGAATTTGGAGGATTTGGAGTCCTTCAAACAGATGGATGTGTACTCCATGGCTCTGGTGATGTGGGAAATGGCCTCTCGCTGTGATGTTATAGGAGGTAAGAGGCACGAATCCCAGTGTCCattcatttgtaaaacatttatcaTGTTATTAGCTTGTGCTACATGGTATtccaaaatacataaaataatgaacCTTTCTTTTTAACGTAAATGCTATCAAATCAGAAATTCTTTTTATATGATGTGTGAGCATTAGGATTAGCGTTTATAAAATGTTAAGCAAACACTGGAACAAGTATAAGTCATGTAATGTtaaagaggaataaataaactaatgttGCTGGGGCAGAGGTGAAGAGCTACGAGCCTCCGTTTGGTTCAAAGGTGTGTGATCAGCCGTGTGTGGACAGCATGAGGGATCTGGTGCTGAGGGACAGAGGACGACCCGATATCCCACTCAGCTGGACAATACATCCGGTACGTATTACAAAAGTACTGTAGgaataaattcttttttatacCACATTATAATCATGTTGGCATCGGTAACACGACAGGTGTCAAAagttaacaaaataatatacatatttacataaaaactgTGCCAAAATCCTAGTCAGTTAAAAGGACAAATAGCAAATCAAAATTATATTAGAATAACAGTTCAGCATTCACACTTAAAGTgtattattaaagtaaaaagtaaatgttttaaactgaaTTGTATATGTCTTTTCCAACATTTTTGCCTTATATAAACTGACGTGTATATAACTTTTTTCAACAAGACCTtgtaattattgatttattctgTATTAAGGCTTAAGGTAAATGTTATTGACATAAAATAGAAATCATCTAAGATTTCATCTTAAATTCAATGTATGTTGACTCTGCTGATGTCATGGTATCGTTACAAATTGGTAGAGACTTTCAATTAGTTTCAATTTCTTTTGGATTCTACTTTCAACATTTGACCGTCACAAAGCAACATTAGAGAAATCCAGGTATACAGTAGATTCAGATGCCTAATGATAAAGCAGGAGGTGACATTAACAAGGATACAGACAAACACTCTGAGATGACATGGGGAACAAACCATGAGAGAAACCATGGTGACTAGAAGAAGATAAATTACCACTCTTGTACAAACGTACACTATAACGTCAAACAGTACTGTGTTAAAAGGATGTTCAGTCTTCTCGGGTACAGTTTCAACAGAAATGATTGCATTTGACTGAAGAgcaatttgtatttttctttcatgttgTGATTAATGTATTCTATGATATCTTCATGGAGGCTTTCTGCTCTGTCGTTACAGGGAATGCAGATGCTAAGTGCCACTATTACAGAATGCTGGGACCATGACCCAGAGGCACGTCTGACTGCACACTGTGTGCTGGAGCGCTTTAACACTATGGCACAGGAAGAACTGGAGAGCAGTACAGTCTTTGTCTCTATCGGCAGTACTACTGAGCAGCAGGACTCCCCTCTCCCATCTAACTGCACGGAGAATGACACTGGCACGTCGGCAGCATGTCCGCCTCAGGCACAAACCGCAGTCGATGTTCAAGCCTCAACCTCTTTAAGGCCATTGAGTGAAGTCTGACCACTCCTCCCCAAAGCCCTAAAAACCAGActtgtttttgtaatatatattgGTTCAATATGTGGAGCTGGTCTCTGTCATCaggttttgattatttttaaatattagcttttttgtttgtggaaTTAATGAACATAATGCACCACTGAAGAAGGACTAAAGGATAAGCAAGATAATATAAGCACTGGCTTCTGAGTTCATGATGTTCCCATAACCTCTTCTTACACATGCAGAAGTTATTTGCCCCGAAGCAGAGTCTACAGTATGTGAAGTACCTTTACAAGGAGCACTTTAAGGATTTTCAATATTTAGTTTGTAGAGTATATACAAAATTTTGATTTTGGCATATCAGAGATGCCTGAGAGACAGAGTTAACACAGCATCAAGGAAAGGGTCCGTGCTGTGCTGGCAATGTGTGTGCACCATTTATACtggcaaaaaaatgttttccaaaAACTGTTTACCACACATCATTTTCTCATTTGAGTTTTTCCATTGCCCTCTGAATCGCTTGCTTTTAACAACAATGTGGTCATCCCATGAGCTTGGCTTTGGGAGGGGCTTCAATTCGATTAACCACAAGCCCTGAAGCAAACATACGTTTTAAAGACCCAACACGCAAGCAAGCGGgaagcaaactttttttttttttttttcagatgaagGAAAGTCAGAAAGCGTTTTATTGTTGCTCTAAATTGATCTGTGCTCATAGGCCTGTCTTTATGGAAACAATTCATAGCTGCTTTGAAATCTGCCACAAACTTGAGGTCTAAGTTCCTTTTGGTTAGGATCATTGTTATATTGCACATTTAATTACTGCTTGCCTGCTTCAGTTGCTGCTAGCCATATTGTCTAACTCACTTTAAGTAGTCACACACTCATCTTCCAAGAGGTTATGGGAAGAGATTGGACCAGACTTTCATCACAAATTTACCTAATCAACAGATGCAGTTTTTGGAAagaaacaaagtttttttttttggtaaattaAATCACTGATTAGAAAGTGAACACAACCGAAGACAGGTTTTATTTCTAGAGTCAAGAGTAATGTGCATGAAGTAAAACGACCCCAATGAAAATGGCACAAACACCTAGAGTAGAGCCTACACTTAGTTTTCTAAAGAGACATCTGTGAATATCTGTGATCTTATAGCATAATACAGATCATGCACTGAGTAAAGTGACAGAAAGAAGTTTGtgatatgaaaaagaaaaaaagaaaaaaaagaagaagaaatcaggACATTTTTTGAGCCATTTTGTCCTTTCATTACTGTGAACTGGTGTCACAACTGTACAGATCATATACTTgtataaagtgtttatatacagtgtcattgtgtcttaagattttttttttttgaggcacAAAGATAAACACAACTGCGtgataaagaaagaaacgagAACCCTTGTCCTAATACATTATCAACTTTAttagttcattcatttcttttctcaaGCTACCAGAAGGATAATTAAAACATCAGTGCAGTTCACAGCTCAGCTAGATACACATTTGAGGCCTGTTTGCAGACACAGATCACATAGTTTTAGACATTTTCAGGGAAGATTCTCCATTGTAAGTGTCCTGTAACTTGGTTAGGATTGAATCTGTATTCTGAAAATCAGCCCCCTGAGTGGAAAGCCAAGTGTGTGAATTAAAACACAGAAACCGTACAGAGCGAACAGACCGGGTGTCCTTGCCAAGATGCTGGGAAATGGGAGCATATCTGCACATACTCATAACATGTTTCATAAAGAATGTGTTTGCAGGCATGAACAGGAGGAAGACCAACACAAATAAGGCACCACAAGTTTCTCAGCAAGACCAACCAGGGTTAAAGTAGAGCTTTCACATGAGAGGCTCTTTACTTGTGCTCTGATAAACACATGCTCACATAAACTGTCATCAATTAGAAGTAATGCAGCATTTAAAGTAAATGAACTTGGTTCCAGTCAAGCAGGAAAGTACACACTTAATATTTTAGGTCATTCGGTTTTCCATTGTTATTATATCTGCTGGCTTTTATGGCTCAAAAACTAGATATCCACTGTGTCTTTCACATAAAGCTCTCTGTGGTTGATATATGATTGCCTTTTAGACTGAAGGGTTTCAGTTAGAGAGGTAGAATTACatgaaagagaaatgaaatcTACAGACCATTCACTGCaagtgatttgattttttttttttctgatcaaATTGCAATAATACTGTATGATCGTTTGACATATTCACAGATATCAATAGAGAAGATTAATGGAGTCTGGTAACTGATGGATTCGTTCAAAGTTGTTTAAAAATCCTATAATCAAAGCAAGAAAATCTGTGCGCTTTCAAAACAAGAGAGCACTGTTTTGAAATCAGAGCAAGCCCCCACCTGAGCTATgatgaaacagacagagaggaaaggTCAagcaagagacagaaaaaagccTTACCAATACTAATACAGCTCTCATCACCTTCCTTCAAACACTTGGCTAACCACTGTAGCGTATAACAAACGCCAAACCAGCAAATTTGCTGTCATCATGGCTCCAGATGCTTGGTGGAATCAAGCTCTGGTGAAAAACAATGAGCTACTGCTTGTCATTTAGTCAAACATCTAAACGCTCCTGCACAAAACCTTGAAGATCTCCCTGATGATATTAAAATCATAATACATCAAATAAACTCCTCACATATTGGAAAAAAGGTTCGGCCATAATCTGGCCAGATAACAGCATTCTATAATAAGATCAAGAGAAGTTAATAAAGCATCCTCAAACACAGTCCTCACTTAAACACCTGTCAGACATCACCAAAATGTTCGCATGCTATTCACAACTCCTGTTAAGGCAACATCAACAAAAGATGCCTGTGTACACTGGGATCCCTTGTGGATCAGAATGATTCACTGTGATATTATACCCAAATCAAGGGATGCTAAATATGATCCGATTCAGGCAGTCCACTGCTCTCCACAAAGCATTATATCCATAACATTATTAAGGAATCATAAGGAAGGGAGtctttgaaaatgtattttaatgtggttgtgtgtgtatggttttttttgtgtgtgtgtgtgtgtgtgtgtgtgtgtgtgtgtgtgtgtgtgtgtgtgtgtgtgtgtgtgtgtgtgtgtgtgtgtgtgtgcgtgtgtgtgcgtgtgtgtgcctgtgcctcTTATTTATAAGAGCGTAGACCCCACAGACAGACCCAGAGGGGGTCAGGCTCCTGCAGGTGAGGGATCAGGTTTGGAGCTGTGGTCAGGGGTTAGACTGAAGCGCTGCAGGTGAAGAGCTCCGTGCTGGAACACTTTTCCACAGTGGTTTGTGATACACCCAGCCTTCACCCTGGGTAAAAGAAGAAGGGGGTGGAAGAAGAGACATGCTTAGGTTCATTTTTAAGTACATTTTGCTCCTTCAATAAATAATCcatcttaaaaaaacaacagtcttCTCATGTTAAAGACTCCAATCGTCCAATGCATGATTTTCATAACAGACTGAATAAACATCTAAGGGAAGCAAAACCACCAATGTAGGTCTATTTATAAAATGAACACTGATCAAGTTACTTCCATCATCTTAAATGGAAAAGTTAATTCAAGTCGGGCATTCAGTATGATTCATGTcattacacacaccacactgcacACCACACCGAGCACAAAAGAGTTTTTTGCTTTAGAAATTAAGAGCTTCTGTAACTAATAGATTGACTGTATGTTGATGAACttgtttacttttctttcaAAGTATTTGGTTCTCCATGGCGTCTCTGTCTCGTTGCGGTgtctttcctctttcctctgtctctcctccAGGAAGCGCTTGTGCTCTGTGGCCTTTTCCATGTCTTTCTGTAGTAAGGACTCAGTCACATGCTGCCAAAGTCGCCTGGAATAGGTGCAAATATGGCATGGGAAAACAGATGAAGTTCTTGCACATGACATTTCTATTAGGTGTGTGATGATACAGCACTAACCGAGTTAAGAGTATAAGAGTTTTGTTATTTCCAATATATAGCTGGTAtagattatatttacatattgttTCCCCAGGAACATAGCACAACTAAACAGTACAAGTTGTACAGTACACAagactacataaagtgcaaatacACAACAGTATGAGACAAGTGAGAGACATTCATTTTCACACTATTAAAGGAATTTTattagttaaatatttattgcatGCTACTTTGTGCCATGTCATTTTGCACTGTGCATATTAATCTCATGCCTACAAGTATGAAATAATACATGCAGAACAAGAAAGATTACAGTATACTAAACAGTAAGCCTAAGTCTTAATGCAACAAATTCTCATGAATTATAATTTACAAAGTGGtatgcatttttaaatctgttacgcttataatattacatattacaatGTTATGAAAATACAAACTGTCACCTTTACTAAGAATTAGGTAATGTTCTTCCAACAGGAACTGGTCTTTAAGCTGTAGTCAGATAAAATTCCACAATATGGTGATATGAAGATAAATATAAGGACTTTACCTAAAGCTGTAAACATCTGTGGGGTTTATAGTTGTGAGCTCACTAACTGTAGCTaacacacatattatatatatatattcattcattcattcatcttataccgcttatccgaactacctcaggtcacgggaagcctgtgcctatctcaggcatcatcgggcatcaaggcaggatacaccctggacggagtgccaacccatcgcagggcagacacacacacacacacacacactctcattcactcacgcaatcacacactagggacaattttccagagatgccaatcaacctaccatgcatgtctttggactgagggaggaaaccggagtacccggaggaaacccccgaggcacggggagaacatgcaaactccacacacacaaggtggaggcgggaatcgaaccccgaccctggaggtgtgaggtgaacgtgctaaccactaagccaccgtgcccccatatatatatatatatatgaaatctAGGTTTACACTAGCTGCCTTCACCCAATTAAGTAATAATGCAAATTACACAATGAGGATAAGTCATGATTACTAATAACTAATGATTTCTGATGAAGCAGAAAAGTGAATGCGCttatgtaaaatgtatgtaGCAGTATTCATATTACACATATAGGCATGCGGTATACaatgttataaattaataaatacattacaaaATATGAATGAACCACTCTGAAAGATAAATCCAGACAAATCCTCACCTGGACTCATAAGGTCCTTGCTGCTCTTTGGGCCGCACTCGTTTCCTGGTGATGGGTAGCTTGAGGACATCTATGACGCGTGTCTCACCGTTACTGTAGGTAAACTCGAGCACACCATTCCACTCCCCCTGCACGCGACACACTACAGAGTTGGTGGGGTTGTGCTTCACCTCCGCATTCACTCTGcataacaaaaacacagatcTTATTACAATCTGCATGCTCAGCTTTCACAACGGAAACATGTGccactcaaaaataaaaaaataggcaGAGTatgttggagagagagagacaaacagaaagacagacagacagggagagaggaagagagagagaggaagagagagagagagcattagagagagagagacagacagacagacagacagacagagagagagagagagacagaaagacagagagagagagagagagagagagagagagagagagagagagagagagagacagacagagagagagagagagaaagacagacagagagagacagacagagagagagagagacagaaagacagacagagagagagagagagagagagagagagagagagagagagacagacagagagagagagagagagacagacagacagacagagagagagagagagagagagagagagagagagagagagagagagagagagagacagacagacagacagacagacagacagagagagagagagagagagagagagagacagacagacagacagacacagacagacagacagagagagagaaagacagagagagagagagacagacagacagacagaaggacagagagagagagagagagagagagagagagagagagagagagaaagacagacagagagagagaaagacagagagagagagacagacagacagacagacagacagaaggacagagagagagagagagagagagagagagagagagagagagagagagagagagagagagaaagacagacagagagagacagaaagacagacagagagagagagagacagagagaacagcATAAAAGAGCATGCAGTGAGAATGAAGATAAGCAGCTGGGTCTGTCTTGTTGAGAACTAGTCTAACAAACAACAAGAACATTTCTATCATAACTCCAAGTAAGTGTTCTATTATGGTGTGATGTGCTGTTTTCTATGCTGTCCTTTTAAAGTATGATTAAGCaagtctttataaaaaaaacacaaccttagAATACAAGAAAATAAGATCTAAAATATGCTTAAATAAACTGTGCAAGAGCAAGTAAAAGGTGATGAGTAATATACTTTGGAAATTTACTTACGAGAAACTTCTGAGGGATTGTGTTAACTATGACTCACATCacagtttttacagtttttacccATTTGGTTTTGCCCCTTAGCTTACTGCAGACAGTACACTGTAATGCAAACTGACAGCAGAGTCAATTAAAGTGTAATGTGACCTCGTGTCACTGACCTATGCAGCTTGCCCCCATAGAAAGGCTTGGTTTGGAAGGTGATTGCTGCACTATAGCCTGTCTTGGCGCAGTTGACGTTGACCTTTCCGCCCAGCTCCACCCAGGGCACAGTGAGGATGGAGCGGGCATAGGCAGATGGCAGAGTGAACGTGTACTCTTCGCCATGCTCCAACAGGTGCAAATTACCTGAGAAACCccaaccccaacacacacagtggattCCAGAACACAGCAAAATCTAACATTCAGTTAATCATGCACAGACTAACAAACCGCAACACCAGCCCCTGtacacaaatgaaatgaatacatttcATAATTTAAAAGCTAAGAGCTATTTTGTCTGTCAGagcactgaaaaaagcttaaatggtggtttaaatatttatccatCGGTTTTACTGCTAAAGCATTTGAACGTCTTCAAATTATTACATCTTAGCAAGGTGAAATATCTAGAATATAGTCAGAGTTATATAGTATATCTTATAAGacttcaataaaacaaatagaaagtTATTAAACTATTCCTAGATAGACAGATTTgactatattcaagatattttcactcaCTATAAAGcacaagatttttatttattttttaaatatctgggCTCAtctcaaacaaacattttaaaatttttattcttaagtggataaaataaaaacagtacattTTAGTACATCGGGCAAACTGCCTTACCCTCTCCAATCATGGACACACCAATAGACATGCCCATGAACTTGCTTTTGGTCCAcacgtgtgtgtttacacacatttgCCTCTCCTGGCATTCAGCATAGAAGCCCGAGACAGGTGGATGGTGGGACACCTGCTCTGCCACGAATCTCACATTATAGCAGTCTGAGGCACTGGAGCTCTCTTTCTGAACGCTTCCTTGAGACTCTGCCGTCTTTGGCACGCTCCAGGAGCAGTGGAATGTTTCGCCAATGATTGGGTTGTAGGGCTTCTTGGCGATCGCGCCCTTGCGGCCCTCGTGAAAGGAAGTGAGGTAATATTCCACAAATCTGATCATACGGTCCATTGGACTAGTGCCATCTGTGATGGCCACAAAAAGGTCTGGGTGTGACATGAAGTCTGCATACATCTCCAGCAGAGAGCGCTTCTCCAGGATAAAGGTAGGAAGGACCACCTACAAAGAGGGAGTgtttaaatgcaaacaaaatataaaaaagtatcatTATGCATGACAAAACAACAGGTGATACAGTGTTAGTTCATTAAGTTTTGACATTCACAACGTTATCTCTTTCCTTATTAACAAATTTATCCCATCAGTTTCTCCTGTACTGCTCAACTTATCCCTCCTTTCAACTTCTATTGCCTTACATTATCTTTAGAATGCAGTTGGACCACCACTTCTCTCACAACTCAATCCTTACCTTCCCTCAGTCTACATTACAGCCTGCTCCACTAATTGTTTATTCATAAGTGTTTTGTACCTGAGATGAGCCCTTGCCTTTGCTACTTGGTGTTTGAGTCTCACTTAAATCGCATAAAAATAGACTGCAGACTTGCATGACTCCCTTTATGACTCTTCAGTTGGCCGCATCCAGAAATCTTTCCATGATTACAATTTTGtagttgctttttttatttacttatcttGGCCTACCCCACAATGCCCATTCCCGACCAAAACCACTGGCACAGATTCACCTAAAAAAAGACAGCGAAAGATTAGAACAAAGATCCCtggtctttttccagtcttcagctgTCATGTTTCAGTGATCCTGTGCCCACTATAGCGtcagattcctgtttttggctgacaggagtagaACCCTGAATGGTTTTCTGAGTTtcattgttcattgttttttttttttagagacaAATGGATTTAAAAGATTTTCATGTTAAAACTTAACGTTCCTTTATGTGgagtacaattttttttacatttaagacTTCTCTTCTATAACAAATTGTGTTAAATATATTACTGAAAACATAGTTACCTGCATACAACTGTTTTCCCTTTACTGTGAACAATACTGTTCTTTATCGCTGACATAGAGCTAAAGTTCccatataaaaatattcagttgACTTAGGACTTGATTTAAAAACTCAAGCttaaagacttgagacttgatcggcaattgcattttattacaaGTGACTTGTacgtgtgtatactgt
The genomic region above belongs to Tachysurus vachellii isolate PV-2020 chromosome 8, HZAU_Pvac_v1, whole genome shotgun sequence and contains:
- the osbpl11 gene encoding oxysterol-binding protein-related protein 11 isoform X2, coding for MQVETAGMRISESEGKLDVHTQSSFRTTSKSWQYSDHMENVAGYLMKYTNLVTGWQYRFFVLNNEAGLLEYFVNEQLRPQKPRGTLPLAGAVISPSDEDSHTFTVNAISGEQYKLRATDAKERQHWVSRLQICTQHHTEAMGKGSSSSPASQRKISHNTGSLLGLSQLQHGSSNYSSKHSVLRDHLVEAREMMTQAQDQHRDLVQCIEGLPASHNPSPLDQDLLLLKATSLATMTCLNDCLHILQLQQVARHRVPLGGPTIEWLEPKLPDVLKNGGTLASITKDSTKTQDTAVEPAEMDSCDIAGEQEDIDTEEEQEDSLPAEEEDLGAVEEERSVILHLLSQLKLGMDLTRVVLPTFILEKRSLLEMYADFMSHPDLFVAITDGTSPMDRMIRFVEYYLTSFHEGRKGAIAKKPYNPIIGETFHCSWSVPKTAESQGSVQKESSSASDCYNVRFVAEQVSHHPPVSGFYAECQERQMCVNTHVWTKSKFMGMSIGVSMIGEGNLHLLEHGEEYTFTLPSAYARSILTVPWVELGGKVNVNCAKTGYSAAITFQTKPFYGGKLHRVNAEVKHNPTNSVVCRVQGEWNGVLEFTYSNGETRVIDVLKLPITRKRVRPKEQQGPYESRRLWQHVTESLLQKDMEKATEHKRFLEERQRKEERHRNETETPWRTKYFERKGEGWVYHKPLWKSVPARSSSPAALQSNP